From Cellulomonas dongxiuzhuiae, the proteins below share one genomic window:
- a CDS encoding integrase core domain-containing protein: MIRPYCPWTNGKVERLNRTLATEWAYSRVFTTNAERAALLPHWLDRYNLDRPHLGIGGLRPIDRINNAAGQYSSRPRAGAARPAGGDDASAARLRGTARSYPRGRMVRPVSRRGSSR, translated from the coding sequence TTGATCCGGCCCTACTGCCCGTGGACCAACGGCAAGGTCGAACGCCTCAACCGCACCCTGGCCACCGAGTGGGCCTACTCACGCGTCTTCACCACCAACGCCGAACGCGCCGCCCTCTTGCCCCACTGGCTCGACCGCTACAACCTGGACCGACCCCACCTCGGCATCGGCGGCCTACGACCCATCGACCGCATCAACAACGCTGCGGGTCAGTACAGCTCGCGGCCACGGGCAGGCGCTGCCCGGCCCGCCGGTGGTGATGACGCGTCCGCGGCACGGCTGCGCGGGACGGCACGCTCGTACCCTCGCGGTCGAATGGTCCGACCGGTGTCTCGCCGTGGGTCGAGCCGGTAA
- a CDS encoding HelD family protein, which produces MDEELANERVWHAYVDRAAERFLDQQLGPRQERAGADAFAAAALAAHAERRAGEALERSLDKQHFVGRIDDVAGEAIFVGRYLVRDDGDRPLSHRRVVDGIAVVNWQARAAKPFYTARPGADVGVARRRRFTFADGTVASFSDESFLPVVQDSAPAISPSRAQSGTSGAPIADTSGGHPDSWDQGGHGQMDALLAALSRGRERHMRDIVATIQAEQYELMERPGRGILAVQGAPGTGKTAVALHRLSMLLVRDPQLSRTGTLLLGPSSQFLEYVARVLPDLGDTSVDQRTIENLTSIPTALEDEPWPIAHLKGDARMAQVLQRAVDLHVHLPDRPLVVQLADHRLELGRGELADILDGVRADVRRHDQRRSLFLGRVVSRLSDDYIAAIGGSGRLKFSPVPNPMSALEALPAIRQLVENAVLQISAESVLADLWTRSEFLVRAADAILDPSEVRLLWSWVDREWDRDRSAASKPGWARGDVPLLDELAALIAHDSRAEVWGHIAVDEAQDLTPMELRLIGRRVATGGGITLLGDLAQASGPWTPTNWRDVAYHLAVDGAVTLAELRIGFRLPTRVLKLANSILPYTGADVPVGVAVRDEPDALADIAVATDGGAIEQSVAVALQRAGSGLTVLIGTASTLAMIPRSGREACHAAGVEVLEPQEAKGLEFDHVITLEPESIVASAPSRTAGARLLYVAVTRATRSLTIVRSSAMPFEEAGTAALHAAAATPEQGQNDSVAPEKRSRITTWLSRGRSS; this is translated from the coding sequence GTGGACGAGGAACTTGCTAACGAGCGGGTGTGGCATGCCTACGTGGACCGAGCAGCGGAGAGGTTTCTCGACCAGCAACTCGGTCCACGACAGGAACGTGCGGGCGCTGACGCGTTTGCAGCCGCCGCGCTTGCGGCGCACGCCGAGAGGCGAGCGGGTGAGGCCCTCGAACGATCGCTGGACAAGCAGCACTTCGTCGGCCGGATCGACGACGTGGCGGGCGAGGCCATATTCGTAGGTCGCTACCTCGTCCGTGACGACGGGGACCGACCTCTCTCCCACCGACGCGTCGTCGACGGCATCGCAGTAGTCAACTGGCAGGCGCGTGCAGCCAAACCGTTCTACACGGCCCGCCCCGGGGCTGATGTGGGCGTCGCGCGCCGGCGCCGATTCACGTTCGCAGACGGCACGGTCGCTTCATTCTCGGACGAGAGCTTCCTACCGGTCGTGCAGGACTCGGCACCGGCGATATCACCATCTCGAGCTCAATCGGGCACATCTGGCGCGCCTATTGCCGATACATCGGGCGGGCACCCGGACTCCTGGGACCAGGGCGGCCACGGACAGATGGACGCACTCCTTGCCGCACTTTCGCGCGGGCGTGAGCGTCACATGCGCGACATCGTGGCAACGATCCAGGCAGAGCAGTACGAACTCATGGAGCGCCCAGGACGCGGCATTCTCGCGGTCCAGGGGGCGCCCGGGACCGGCAAAACTGCCGTTGCTCTGCACCGGCTCTCGATGCTGCTGGTTCGCGACCCGCAGTTGTCCCGGACTGGCACGCTGCTGCTCGGACCGAGCAGCCAGTTCCTCGAGTACGTGGCACGCGTGCTACCGGATCTCGGCGACACCTCCGTTGATCAACGCACGATCGAGAACCTCACCTCGATACCGACGGCTCTCGAGGATGAGCCGTGGCCGATAGCGCACCTGAAGGGTGACGCTCGCATGGCACAGGTATTACAGCGCGCCGTCGACCTGCACGTGCACCTGCCCGACCGCCCGCTCGTCGTCCAGCTTGCCGACCATCGGCTCGAGCTTGGTCGAGGAGAGCTCGCTGACATCCTCGATGGGGTTCGCGCCGATGTGCGGCGTCATGACCAGCGTCGGTCGTTGTTCCTCGGCAGGGTGGTTTCAAGGCTGTCAGACGACTACATCGCGGCCATCGGTGGATCTGGTCGGCTCAAGTTCAGCCCCGTGCCGAATCCAATGAGCGCTCTTGAAGCGCTACCCGCGATCCGCCAGCTTGTCGAAAACGCGGTTCTACAGATCTCGGCCGAATCGGTCCTGGCCGACCTGTGGACACGGTCGGAGTTCTTGGTTAGGGCAGCCGACGCAATCCTGGACCCATCAGAGGTCCGTCTTCTGTGGTCCTGGGTGGATCGAGAGTGGGACCGCGATCGGTCGGCGGCGTCCAAGCCCGGGTGGGCGCGCGGTGATGTGCCGCTGCTTGATGAGCTTGCTGCCCTAATCGCGCACGACTCCCGGGCCGAGGTCTGGGGCCACATCGCTGTGGACGAGGCGCAGGACCTCACGCCGATGGAGCTGCGGCTGATCGGCAGGCGGGTGGCGACGGGCGGCGGGATCACCCTGCTCGGCGACCTCGCCCAAGCCTCCGGCCCGTGGACCCCGACTAACTGGCGCGACGTCGCGTATCACCTGGCCGTCGACGGCGCCGTGACCCTCGCTGAGCTCCGGATCGGATTCCGCCTCCCCACACGCGTGCTGAAGTTGGCGAACTCGATCCTTCCCTACACGGGCGCCGACGTTCCCGTCGGAGTCGCGGTTCGCGACGAGCCCGACGCGCTGGCAGACATCGCCGTGGCAACTGATGGCGGGGCCATCGAGCAGTCGGTCGCTGTTGCGCTGCAACGAGCAGGCTCTGGCCTTACAGTCCTGATCGGCACCGCATCGACGCTCGCGATGATCCCCCGCTCGGGCCGGGAGGCGTGTCATGCCGCCGGCGTCGAAGTCCTCGAGCCGCAGGAGGCCAAGGGACTCGAGTTCGACCACGTCATCACCCTCGAGCCTGAGTCGATCGTCGCTTCGGCGCCATCTCGTACGGCCGGCGCGCGGCTGCTCTACGTGGCAGTGACACGTGCCACCCGGAGTCTGACGATCGTGCGAAGTTCCGCGATGCCATTCGAGGAGGCCGGTACGGCTGCGCTGCACGCCGCGGCGGCAACGCCAGAACAAGGCCAGAACGACAGTGTGGCGCCAGAGAAGCGATCACGGATCACAACCTGGCTCTCGCGCGGGCGCTCATCTTGA
- a CDS encoding thioester domain-containing protein, whose amino-acid sequence MTGRRLARWGASRCAAVAVFAGLLLALGVAPAPAIIILDPPPVTPVDLPATDLVIATPPNAVGQRLTGFLPPVGATFDPTAGYPSGNPTGYDPGNPSFAGTGRVAVEDTGEILPFYCVQSRVGTFSGLGYTNTTWAESNVQNTGYVARIVNSYYPVVPTEPAAAANDNQRGAAVQAAIWFFTDGYIVSTADPVRPLVESIVAATLLAGPLAEPSPPAIAITPASASGAAGALVGPLTVTATATDGAPTDATLDIPAGVTAYSDAAGTVEVASGAPVASGTQIWLRGTTPGTVSLGATATVDVPAGTIYLYDGNTPGQAAAQTIMLAQTGNIKADTTAAVELFAAGSLVVDKTIAGAAAGAQGEVVLDVACTLDGTPVLGQSITLPAGSPAGTTSSRYDGIPVGSACTVTEPTTGQTAALGVVTASTGDVTITADTDAVITVTNTYDPARNAGSSDGAPALAVTGADFSRPLAALAVGLLVAGLALVGASRRWGTRRG is encoded by the coding sequence ATGACGGGTCGACGTCTGGCGCGCTGGGGAGCGAGCCGCTGCGCAGCGGTCGCGGTGTTCGCAGGCCTTCTGCTGGCGCTCGGCGTCGCTCCGGCACCGGCGATCATCATCCTCGACCCGCCCCCCGTGACGCCCGTCGACCTTCCGGCCACCGACCTCGTCATCGCCACGCCTCCGAACGCCGTAGGTCAGAGACTCACAGGGTTCCTGCCCCCGGTGGGAGCGACGTTCGACCCGACGGCCGGCTACCCGAGCGGCAACCCCACGGGCTACGACCCCGGGAACCCCAGCTTCGCCGGCACCGGGCGGGTCGCGGTCGAGGACACCGGCGAGATCCTGCCGTTCTACTGCGTCCAGAGTCGCGTCGGGACGTTCTCGGGCCTCGGGTACACGAACACGACCTGGGCCGAGTCGAACGTGCAGAACACCGGCTACGTCGCCAGGATCGTCAACAGCTACTACCCCGTCGTCCCGACCGAGCCGGCCGCTGCCGCGAACGACAACCAGCGCGGAGCAGCCGTCCAGGCCGCGATCTGGTTCTTCACTGACGGCTACATCGTCTCCACGGCGGACCCGGTCAGACCGCTGGTGGAGTCCATCGTGGCCGCCACGCTCCTTGCCGGCCCGCTGGCGGAGCCGTCACCGCCCGCCATCGCGATCACGCCGGCGTCCGCCAGCGGCGCGGCGGGCGCCCTCGTCGGACCGCTCACGGTGACCGCCACGGCGACCGACGGCGCGCCGACCGACGCCACCCTGGACATCCCCGCCGGCGTCACCGCGTACTCCGACGCCGCGGGCACGGTCGAGGTCGCGAGCGGTGCGCCGGTCGCGTCGGGCACCCAGATCTGGTTGCGCGGCACTACGCCCGGAACGGTGTCCCTCGGCGCGACCGCGACGGTCGACGTCCCCGCCGGCACCATCTACCTCTACGACGGGAACACGCCGGGCCAGGCGGCCGCCCAGACGATCATGCTGGCGCAGACAGGGAACATCAAGGCGGACACGACCGCCGCGGTCGAGCTGTTCGCGGCGGGCTCGCTGGTGGTCGACAAGACGATCGCCGGGGCCGCGGCGGGCGCGCAGGGCGAGGTCGTCCTCGACGTCGCCTGCACGCTGGACGGGACCCCTGTGCTCGGCCAGAGCATCACCCTCCCCGCAGGCAGCCCCGCAGGCACGACCTCCAGCAGGTACGACGGGATACCGGTCGGCAGCGCCTGTACCGTCACGGAACCGACCACCGGGCAGACGGCCGCCCTCGGAGTCGTGACGGCCAGTACCGGTGACGTCACGATCACGGCCGACACCGACGCGGTCATCACCGTGACGAACACCTACGACCCTGCCCGGAACGCCGGATCGTCGGACGGGGCGCCGGCACTGGCCGTCACGGGCGCCGACTTCTCGCGCCCGCTGGCCGCGCTCGCCGTGGGCCTGCTGGTTGCCGGGCTCGCCCTGGTCGGTGCCTCGCGACGGTGGGGCACCCGCCGCGGGTGA
- a CDS encoding ABC transporter ATP-binding protein: MSYVFQVVGGVAPLFQVLLLRAVVDGLIEGRTGTAQAFGQIAGMAGLGLLGVWSTWAASVTATAAAGLVIADLRSAMFRRLTTMPIHFYTTVRPGAVVSRLTNDVNGAEEMYTSVIPVVVSSVTTIATSLVIVAFIDPRLVLLLVVIPVAIAYVRKAEARINELIAKSFDVVKELSSTAETFVSRDGAVLARQNGQTAREQATFQERSAALAGLSTGISRAAATSGASYGTAFVLITAGALAMGVWLVTEQDVTVGSVILIVLYLQQLQAPVQRLLNTRYPRMRSSIALDRVEAVLATEPERDRAARAPATGTADGPTADADDGGTAPAPALRTRDLRFRYPAVSSYSIEGLSHAGDALSIPWLPLVGLSGDDGARAEAGVRVEADALDGIDLTVGRGEVVAVVGTSGAGKSTLATVIAGLVDADSGVVEVDGRPLADLDEKQRAGLIAYIPQDPYVLHASVRENLRYARPDATDEELLAVCEQVALGDLVRGLDDGLDAVIGEKGHRLSGGERQRLAIARAALRRPALVVLDEPTAHLDTATEQRVRAAMATLFAGAGVVMIAHRLSTVRDADRIVVLEHGRVAQEGPHDELAAVADGGYRRLLDAGAMGRE, encoded by the coding sequence GTGTCGTACGTCTTCCAGGTCGTCGGCGGGGTCGCGCCGCTGTTCCAGGTGCTCCTGCTGCGGGCGGTCGTCGACGGGCTGATCGAGGGACGGACCGGCACGGCGCAGGCCTTCGGACAGATCGCCGGGATGGCGGGGCTGGGGCTGCTCGGCGTGTGGTCGACGTGGGCCGCGAGCGTGACCGCGACCGCGGCCGCGGGCCTGGTCATCGCGGACCTGCGCTCGGCGATGTTCCGGCGCCTGACCACGATGCCGATCCACTTCTACACGACGGTCCGGCCCGGCGCAGTCGTCAGCCGCCTCACCAACGACGTCAACGGCGCCGAGGAGATGTACACCTCGGTGATCCCCGTGGTGGTCTCCAGCGTCACCACTATCGCCACGTCCCTGGTCATCGTCGCGTTCATCGACCCGCGCCTGGTGCTGCTGCTCGTCGTGATCCCGGTCGCCATCGCGTACGTGCGCAAGGCCGAGGCGCGGATCAACGAGCTCATCGCGAAGTCTTTCGACGTCGTCAAGGAGCTGTCGTCGACCGCCGAGACGTTCGTCAGCCGCGACGGCGCCGTGCTCGCGCGGCAGAACGGGCAGACCGCCCGGGAGCAGGCGACCTTCCAGGAGCGGTCCGCCGCGCTGGCCGGCCTGTCCACCGGCATCAGCCGCGCCGCCGCGACGTCGGGCGCGAGCTACGGGACCGCGTTCGTGCTCATCACCGCGGGCGCGCTGGCGATGGGCGTGTGGCTCGTGACGGAGCAGGACGTGACCGTCGGCAGCGTCATCCTCATCGTGCTCTACCTGCAGCAGCTCCAGGCACCGGTGCAGCGGCTGCTCAACACCCGCTACCCCCGGATGCGCTCGTCGATCGCGCTCGACCGGGTCGAGGCGGTGCTCGCCACCGAGCCGGAACGCGACCGGGCGGCAAGGGCCCCGGCAACGGGGACGGCCGACGGCCCGACGGCGGACGCCGACGACGGAGGGACCGCTCCGGCGCCCGCCCTGCGGACGCGTGACCTGAGGTTCCGGTACCCGGCGGTGTCGTCGTACTCGATCGAGGGCCTCTCCCACGCCGGCGACGCGCTGTCGATCCCCTGGCTGCCGCTGGTCGGCCTGTCCGGCGACGACGGCGCGCGCGCCGAGGCGGGCGTGCGCGTCGAGGCCGATGCCCTCGACGGGATCGACCTGACGGTGGGCCGCGGCGAGGTCGTCGCGGTCGTCGGGACGTCGGGCGCCGGGAAGTCCACGCTGGCCACGGTGATCGCCGGACTCGTCGACGCGGACAGCGGTGTCGTCGAGGTCGACGGCCGGCCGCTGGCCGACCTGGACGAGAAGCAGCGCGCCGGGCTCATCGCGTACATCCCGCAGGACCCGTACGTGCTGCACGCCTCCGTGCGGGAGAACCTGCGCTACGCGCGCCCCGACGCCACCGACGAGGAGCTCCTCGCGGTGTGCGAGCAGGTGGCCCTCGGTGACCTGGTGCGCGGGCTCGACGACGGCCTCGACGCGGTCATCGGCGAGAAGGGACACCGCCTGTCCGGCGGCGAGCGCCAGCGCCTCGCGATCGCCCGCGCCGCGCTCCGGCGCCCCGCGCTCGTGGTGCTCGACGAGCCGACCGCCCACCTGGACACCGCCACGGAGCAGCGCGTCCGCGCCGCGATGGCCACGCTGTTCGCCGGCGCCGGGGTCGTGATGATCGCGCACCGGCTGTCGACGGTCCGCGACGCCGACCGCATCGTCGTCCTGGAGCACGGCCGCGTCGCCCAGGAGGGTCCGCACGACGAGCTCGCCGCGGTGGCCGACGGCGGGTACCGCCGGTTGCTGGATGCGGGGGCGATGGGGCGGGAGTGA
- a CDS encoding helix-turn-helix domain-containing protein — MSETTNPLGTYLRARREQVTPQQVGLPGGGVRRTPGLRREEVAMLAGISADYYLRLERGRDRHPSVQVLEAIARVLQLDDAHRAHLLSLVTGSPRRRAPRVPQVPQDVQVLLDSLVQPAFVEGPYFDVLAANRLARALSPGLTPGRNQLRDLLLDPAEQASFPDWRSMTECYVASLRQSAGGAVDDPGLVRLTQELTAASAHFRDQWARHEVRGQRTTDLRLVHPDVGELTLRRARLGVDGAEGLRLVVYYPEPGTRDAEALALLASASLPVANAPHTRRTTA; from the coding sequence GTGAGCGAGACGACGAACCCCCTGGGCACGTACCTGCGGGCCCGGCGCGAGCAGGTGACGCCGCAGCAGGTCGGCCTGCCCGGCGGCGGCGTGCGACGGACCCCGGGCCTGCGGCGTGAGGAGGTCGCGATGCTCGCCGGCATCAGCGCCGACTACTACCTGCGCCTCGAGCGCGGCCGCGACCGCCACCCGTCCGTGCAGGTGCTCGAGGCGATCGCGCGCGTCCTGCAGCTCGACGACGCGCACCGCGCGCACCTGCTGTCGCTGGTCACGGGCTCGCCGCGGCGGCGCGCCCCGCGTGTGCCGCAGGTCCCGCAGGACGTGCAGGTCCTGCTCGACTCGCTCGTCCAGCCGGCGTTCGTCGAGGGCCCGTACTTCGACGTGCTCGCGGCCAACCGGCTGGCGCGCGCGCTGTCGCCCGGCCTGACGCCCGGGCGCAACCAGCTGCGCGACCTGCTGCTCGACCCGGCCGAGCAGGCGTCGTTCCCCGACTGGCGCAGCATGACCGAGTGCTACGTCGCGAGCCTGCGGCAGTCCGCCGGCGGCGCCGTCGACGACCCGGGCCTCGTGCGGCTCACGCAGGAGCTGACGGCCGCCAGCGCCCACTTCCGCGACCAGTGGGCAAGGCACGAGGTGCGCGGGCAGCGCACGACGGACCTGCGGCTCGTGCACCCCGACGTCGGCGAGCTGACCCTGCGGCGCGCACGGCTCGGCGTCGACGGGGCCGAGGGCCTGCGCCTCGTCGTCTACTACCCCGAGCCCGGGACCCGCGACGCCGAGGCACTCGCACTGCTGGCCTCGGCGAGCCTGCCCGTGGCCAACGCCCCGCACACGCGGCGGACCACGGCGTGA
- a CDS encoding DUF429 domain-containing protein, which yields MADGPSADDTTAAIRWAMSYNGYERLTSDPGALERLLQPARDEFASTGRTPSWCGVDLLRGWAFLLQRHDYFAGGGSLGAEWHTVLDAVRHHPTSTRDDLPPAPSTDRAVGAGGPDAVRVLGVDGCPRGWVGVVLAGDDVAVHVAPRIDELVDVAGRDARLDVVGIDIPIGLPDAGRREADSLARRRVGARSSSVFTTPVREALLAATHAEAVAVNRSRAGTGISIQAYALRTKVLEVDAWARRAPCPAIEVHPEVSFAEMNGASLAHAKSTRAGLDERLATLRAHGIRLGEPVRRPGAGADDVLDAAAVAWTARRRAVGDALALPDPPEVFSDGWPAAIWV from the coding sequence ATGGCCGACGGCCCCTCGGCTGACGACACGACGGCGGCGATCCGCTGGGCCATGTCCTACAACGGCTACGAGCGGCTCACCTCGGACCCCGGTGCGCTCGAGCGCCTCCTGCAGCCAGCCCGTGACGAGTTCGCCTCGACCGGCCGCACGCCCTCCTGGTGCGGCGTGGACCTGCTGCGCGGGTGGGCGTTCCTCCTGCAACGGCACGACTACTTCGCCGGCGGCGGGTCCCTGGGTGCGGAGTGGCACACCGTCCTCGACGCGGTACGTCACCACCCCACGTCGACGCGCGACGACCTGCCGCCGGCGCCGAGCACCGACCGGGCGGTCGGGGCGGGCGGTCCCGACGCCGTGCGCGTGCTCGGCGTGGACGGCTGCCCCCGCGGCTGGGTCGGGGTGGTCCTGGCCGGCGACGACGTGGCCGTCCACGTGGCGCCGCGGATCGACGAGCTCGTCGACGTCGCCGGACGCGACGCCCGTCTCGACGTCGTGGGCATCGACATCCCCATCGGCCTGCCCGATGCCGGCCGGCGCGAGGCGGACTCCCTGGCCCGCAGGCGCGTGGGCGCCCGGTCGTCGTCGGTGTTCACCACCCCGGTCCGTGAGGCGCTGCTGGCGGCGACCCACGCGGAAGCCGTCGCGGTGAACCGCTCGCGCGCGGGCACGGGCATCTCGATCCAGGCGTACGCCCTGCGGACGAAGGTGCTCGAGGTGGACGCCTGGGCGCGCCGGGCGCCGTGCCCGGCGATCGAGGTGCACCCCGAGGTGAGCTTCGCCGAGATGAACGGCGCGAGCCTCGCCCACGCCAAGTCCACGCGCGCGGGGCTCGACGAGCGCCTCGCCACCCTGCGCGCCCACGGCATCCGGCTCGGCGAGCCCGTCAGACGACCCGGGGCAGGCGCCGACGACGTGCTGGACGCAGCCGCCGTGGCCTGGACGGCGCGCCGCCGGGCGGTCGGCGACGCGCTGGCGCTCCCGGATCCGCCCGAGGTGTTCTCCGACGGGTGGCCGGCCGCGATCTGGGTCTGA
- a CDS encoding cupin domain-containing protein produces the protein MRLRPVLTAGALVAVGTVTIVTAAVGTPGSGTTVTTDSVTGRLDGSAGRGVLKVQQDGVRLMSHGPTDVTTFDLTYPPGAFSGWHSHPGIVVVVVRSGEVVRQTGCTSQRFGPGDAFTEVGPHQVTNPSSTTAVLSITRIYPAAGASTPRIDEPAPRC, from the coding sequence ATGCGTCTTCGTCCTGTCCTCACCGCCGGCGCGCTCGTCGCCGTCGGCACCGTCACGATCGTCACCGCGGCCGTCGGCACGCCCGGCTCCGGCACCACCGTCACCACCGACTCCGTGACCGGCCGCCTGGACGGCAGCGCGGGCCGCGGCGTCCTCAAGGTCCAGCAGGACGGCGTGCGGCTCATGAGCCACGGGCCGACCGACGTCACGACCTTCGACCTCACCTACCCGCCCGGCGCCTTCTCCGGGTGGCACTCGCACCCGGGGATCGTCGTGGTGGTCGTCCGGTCGGGCGAGGTCGTCCGGCAGACCGGGTGCACGTCGCAGCGGTTCGGCCCCGGCGACGCGTTCACCGAGGTCGGGCCGCACCAGGTGACCAACCCGAGCAGCACGACGGCCGTCCTGTCGATCACGCGGATCTACCCGGCCGCCGGCGCGTCGACACCGCGGATCGACGAGCCCGCGCCGCGCTGCTGA
- a CDS encoding DUF1275 family protein yields MLLGVGAALVFVLVAAWTAIGHLHAPAEIALTAVLAALMGAQVAAARPVGNTDITTVVVTSTLANVTRESRLGGGHQTRTQWRDRALAVLAMGAGAAVGAAVLRTADEPAALAASGVVFTAGVAALLAGRRAAATATP; encoded by the coding sequence GTGCTGCTGGGCGTCGGGGCGGCCCTGGTCTTCGTGCTCGTCGCGGCGTGGACGGCGATCGGCCACCTGCACGCCCCGGCCGAGATCGCCCTCACCGCGGTGCTCGCCGCCCTCATGGGCGCGCAGGTCGCGGCTGCCAGACCCGTGGGCAACACCGACATCACGACGGTCGTCGTGACCAGCACCCTGGCCAACGTGACGCGCGAGAGCCGCCTCGGCGGCGGGCACCAGACCCGCACCCAGTGGCGCGACCGGGCCCTCGCCGTGCTCGCCATGGGCGCCGGCGCGGCCGTCGGCGCGGCCGTGCTGCGTACCGCCGACGAGCCGGCGGCGCTCGCCGCGTCCGGGGTCGTGTTCACCGCCGGGGTCGCCGCGCTGCTCGCCGGACGTCGGGCGGCGGCTACCGCGACCCCGTGA
- a CDS encoding heme-binding protein gives MTALPTFTVADLEAEPRLDLPAFTQDDAVDLGLLAVAVVRERGANLAVRVELGGETVFLAMTGSTGAGNLPWLEGKARVVHRFGEPSLLVRRRHEAAGTPFDQLADVDHGLLRAHGGSVPLRADGEVVGTLTTSGEPDVVDHAVAAETVRRYLAARTG, from the coding sequence GTGACCGCGCTCCCCACCTTCACCGTCGCCGACCTCGAGGCCGAGCCCCGGCTCGACCTCCCGGCGTTCACGCAGGACGACGCCGTGGACCTCGGCCTGCTGGCCGTCGCCGTGGTCCGCGAGCGCGGCGCGAACCTCGCGGTGCGCGTCGAGCTGGGCGGCGAGACGGTCTTCCTGGCCATGACCGGCTCGACGGGCGCGGGCAACCTGCCGTGGCTCGAGGGCAAGGCGCGGGTCGTGCACCGCTTCGGTGAGCCGTCGCTGCTGGTGCGCCGGCGCCACGAGGCCGCGGGCACGCCGTTCGACCAGCTCGCCGACGTCGACCACGGCCTGCTCAGGGCGCACGGCGGGTCCGTGCCGCTGCGCGCCGACGGCGAGGTCGTGGGCACGCTGACGACGTCGGGCGAGCCGGACGTCGTCGACCACGCCGTGGCGGCGGAGACCGTGCGGCGCTACCTGGCGGCGCGCACCGGCTGA
- a CDS encoding acetamidase/formamidase family protein has translation MSLGTTTDRPTLQPGRGAVLGEHYLPSRVDEVRWGWLPNADASPVLHVADGATVTLDTVSHEGLLPDQGRDPARYIRQFGDVDVLDDAVEIAGSGIARGPGDGPHVVTGPIAVAGARPGDALRVDVLDLARRVPYGFVSNRHGFGALAGEYPQDRDSTPTRHVDRMITNGAVSHFAWVEERAGRDVGVMDAGGGRTVQFALAPFLGLMGTAPATSAPVPSVPPGDHGGNIDIKHAGVGATLYLPVAVDGALFYAGDPHFAQGNGEVALTALEASLRATVRLSVVAAADLPGVLGDVRMPVVETATHWIPTGMDPDLDEAMRQAVRHAVAFLHGRFGVPRSVALAYLSAAGDFEVSQVVDAVKGVHCLIAKADWAAWT, from the coding sequence ATGAGCCTGGGGACGACGACGGACCGCCCGACGCTGCAGCCCGGCCGGGGCGCGGTCCTGGGTGAGCACTACCTGCCCTCGCGCGTCGACGAGGTGCGCTGGGGCTGGCTCCCCAACGCCGACGCGTCCCCGGTGCTGCACGTCGCCGACGGTGCCACCGTCACCCTCGACACCGTGTCCCACGAGGGCCTGCTCCCCGACCAGGGCCGCGACCCCGCGCGCTACATCCGGCAGTTCGGCGACGTCGACGTGCTGGACGACGCCGTCGAGATCGCGGGCAGCGGGATCGCGCGCGGACCCGGGGACGGCCCCCACGTCGTCACCGGACCGATCGCCGTGGCAGGTGCCCGGCCCGGTGACGCGCTGCGGGTCGACGTCCTCGACCTCGCCCGCCGCGTGCCCTACGGGTTCGTCAGCAACCGGCACGGGTTCGGTGCGCTCGCGGGGGAGTACCCGCAGGACCGCGACTCGACGCCGACGCGACACGTCGACCGCATGATCACGAACGGCGCGGTGAGCCACTTCGCGTGGGTGGAGGAGCGCGCCGGGCGTGACGTCGGGGTCATGGACGCGGGCGGCGGGCGCACCGTGCAGTTCGCCCTCGCGCCGTTCCTCGGGCTCATGGGGACCGCGCCCGCGACGAGCGCGCCCGTGCCGTCGGTGCCGCCCGGCGACCACGGCGGCAACATCGACATCAAGCACGCGGGCGTCGGGGCCACGCTGTACCTGCCGGTCGCGGTCGACGGTGCCCTCTTCTACGCGGGTGACCCGCACTTCGCGCAGGGCAACGGCGAGGTCGCGCTCACCGCCCTCGAGGCGTCGCTGCGGGCGACCGTGCGGCTGAGCGTCGTCGCCGCGGCGGACCTGCCCGGCGTCCTGGGTGACGTGCGGATGCCGGTGGTGGAGACCGCGACGCACTGGATCCCGACCGGCATGGACCCCGACCTCGACGAGGCCATGCGCCAGGCCGTGCGCCACGCGGTGGCGTTCCTGCACGGGCGGTTCGGGGTGCCGCGCTCGGTCGCGCTGGCCTACCTGTCGGCGGCCGGCGACTTCGAGGTCAGCCAGGTGGTCGACGCGGTCAAGGGCGTGCACTGCCTCATCGCGAAGGCGGACTGGGCGGCCTGGACGTAG